A part of Drosophila bipectinata strain 14024-0381.07 chromosome 3L, DbipHiC1v2, whole genome shotgun sequence genomic DNA contains:
- the skd gene encoding mediator of RNA polymerase II transcription subunit 13 isoform X2: MTHQNHQTNGASLEDCHTNFYALTDLCGIKWKKFVKGERPNASSDPLTDPILRSYSRCIQADMLCVWRRVQSTKQDNTDQNALCFEITTSTKVHPPLSLAAAKELWIFWYGEEPDLSQLVDAELIREAANQALWNGTWKGALTYECRSLLFKALHNLMERFVLTKDIVRFGKWFVQPCTSSDRLFGRSSQHLSFSFTFFVHGDTVCASIDLREHPAVRPLTKEHLAEAAAAFAAASAPPGSGSATAPGAAGGAAGPNPPSQDPNGMEDSSEGGGAAKATPPAHPRKVMLAPFGIAAILTGNSYKANDPMAEKILEDWASFFPLCNKDNTDLPPVVEVVSGGHKMYHPTNYVLVTDLDDMEHMEHMAEMQKMQMHNAAGHGGSEAAALAHSLSCPPVAGAAAPVAGTAPGTAVPVGPASASAGKEASRKTAPQAVSALERLSFQPYYDQRPTSGFTFNTNNTHIPATAAVEMPERTWQDCIMNTLHVDAAAAAASARSGAGSDATATGEEEDNKQQIQQQLQQQQQQQQRHKLWNFVDPMQKAPCTCTKHLGNTPHGTPHGGASTYSRNSLGGDSSMPVASVESPATPAPSPHPNSAHSQPTSVPPPEQMLNMSPNAPTSVSNLQQPPTPIDHLLDKNTPAPTPTDQHDSKSITASPYVHQTPSVEPPSYTDHASGGGTAGSGSGGGAAGTGPGSVPAQQPATPTVGGGAAAVPSAGAGSASGGAGGVGTISVKKLEMQQKQQQPPLSAAMAIKQEPGLAAERGVGGASGGGTSSTAEAIQNLLSLYKPPQLTLKDEDSYYDEDWLKELYNFQVQENWDYLPVKRPKLEDSNKQRRPRYAKDLYEGHTHVKPLMPSPGSVYGSQLLSLEVQSNSAGGGAGSGTGGSSGGLVGIANSNANGSDAENESGNSFFQGLDIKTEPGLHSPTKTSSGGGGGSGGGGSGGNLFTAEGLNPSLNDLEQLFETSSNDECSSVQIHTPPDSNNPSNGGCSTVTNTIDELKRSTAISTNALVAAAAAAAAGNIQAEDLTKMFPTPPSHEQQHPNSSPCQTDVVMTDLSVDTSTSCISSSACITSSNTTIVSNSNVTINSTTTTSSIILAAIQAPVAVVNVNVTKLVKQEYNLELGSPVEEAIDNWNYVYRPPQQEKFVGASKYAPLTNLPSQALPPLNIPAGCFYQPTWSSHKSRAATLAKAAAAQKQQHQKHQALQQRIQLHQQKLQQHQHQNHQQQQQQQQKHQHQQLHELLSAAPRTPMTPTVPQPLSSGGSQLLLNQLNCPQAPPGSSMQQMMRAGMSPISPGPGVVPFPRSSPMMRQTPTHPPPPYPYELAVASPATSTSSYLNRPLHSHEHQGMGGGGMGAAGMGAPGGGMSMMPYTGDAGISSGNSAAAVASSLLQELPEVNSVLVNILLYDTALNVFRDHNFDSSSVCVCNADTQKIGNIRGADSGVYVPLPGASFNPFPAGGGQRLLNGPAASFGGLRMISAFGGSPASASMPGAGSGHGHGPNGGSNSSSCTPPSSNPHITGYVDDDPVDCTCGFSAVVNRRLSHRAGLFYEDEVEITGIADDPGRNKQPTLLSIIQSLCRKNQIKQAPGETSSALDKAGSGGGAGATAGQLEHLAHAIFDLLLDQCSIIQTSSSSVHRALQSHRRRMSRHRRIFGTNGAPTASRASIANVLEFIDAHDVVSLALEQARLAFENNMNNMDFHGNGSSTFQAFHAPPPALRHKLAGIGGGRLTVHKWPYLPVGFTRSNKEIVRTMNAIQPMLQSAFHCKSRGGAAGSKDASSYNTVSGPLTWRQFHRLAGRASGQCEPQPIPSVIVGYEKDWISVAPHSIHYWDKFLLEPYSYARDVVYVVVCPDNDHVANSTRTYFRELSSTYEMCKLGRHTPIRGWDGILQVGAARNAAAADRETTPLDEWLRTLEHAALAEQIRRYAVAFIHQLAPYLSRVPNDKTLLNPPDGTGNSGNTKGGSSSTPNLSTATGLPGGDLSTDNIKLEPGTEPAPVEANVEVKQEPGTGKPGAAGADTKPALILGDPLGVGETLEDINPPAIVLYVVNPFTFGSDSCELERLALIALLRCYAELLKAVPDSVRSQMNIQIISLESVMELGPCGNRKRFSDEIKCLALNIFSQCRRHLVHAQSVKSLTGFGTAANMEAFLKTKDEPNRRAYKMYTAPFVLAPMHERNDKTDFSRSAGSMHGQNEHRYSVMYCNYCLSEDQAWLLATATDERGELLEKICINIDVPNRARRRKAPARYVALKKLMDFIMGLISQTSQMWRLVIGRIGRIGHSELKSWSYLLSKQQLQKASKQFKDMCKQCTLMYPPTILSACLVTLEPDAKLRVMPDQFTPDERFSQISMQNPLSTPQDVTCTHILVFPTSAVCAPFTRQFQNEPPVEDDFPNFEEDDNEDFCEADMNDLFWDSHLDKTSNHGSPGRMDDNRSWQSAGGNNFKCTPPQEVEEVGSLNQQPISVGYMVSTAPTGRMPAWFWSACPHLEDVCPVFLKTALHLHVPSIQTTDDILNSTNAHQSANDHPLDSILTADVLRFVLEGYNALSWLALDSNTHDRLSCLPINVQTLMDLYYLTAAIA, from the exons ATTTGTCCTGACCAAGGATATTGTGCGATTTGGGAAGTGGTTTGTGCAGCCCTGCACTTCCAGCGATCGTCTTTTTGGAAGAAG CTCCCAGCATTTGTCGTTCTCATTCACGTTCTTTGTGCATGGGGACACCGTTTGTGCCTCCATCGATCTGCGAGAGCATCCCGCCGTGCGGCCGCTGACGAAGGAGCACCTGGCCGAGGCGGCGGCCGCCTTTGCTGCCGCCAGTGCCCCACCCGGATCGGGATCAGCCACCGCGCCAGGGGCAGCGGGTGGGGCGGCGGGTCCTAATCCACCCAGTCAAGACCCCAATGGAATGGAGGATTCGAGCGAGGGTGGTGGAGCTGCCAAGGCCACGCCACCGGCGCATCCGCGCAAGGTGATGTTAGCCCCGTTCGGAATCGCAGCCATTCTCACTGGCAACAGCTACAAGGCCAACGATCCTATGGCCGAGAAGATCCTCGAGGACTGGGCCTCGTTTTTTCCGCTGTGCAATAAGGACAACACGGACTTGCCTCCCGTCGTGGAGGTGGTGTCGG GTGGTCATAAGATGTATCATCCTACGAACTACGTACTAGTCACCGACCTGGACGACATGGAGCACATGGAACACATGGCCGAGATGCAGAAAATGCAGATGCATAACGCCGCTGGCCATGGTGGCTCCGAAGCAGCCGCTCTGGCTCACTCACTCTCCTGCCCACCAGTTGCCGGAGCAGCGGCTCCTGTTGCCGGCACGGCACCTGGTACGGCAGTGCCAGTGGGTCCTGCATCTGCCTCTGCCGGCAAGGAGGCATCCCGCAAGACGGCGCCCCAAGCGGTCAGCGCTCTGGAACGTCTCTCCTTCCAACCCTACTACGATCAACGGCCCACCTCGGGCTTCACCTTCAACACCAACAATACTCACATCCCGGCAACGGCGGCGGTGGAAATGCCGGAACGCACCTGGCAGGATTGCATCATGAATACCCTGCATGTGGATGCGGCTGCTGCGGCAGCATCGGCACGATCAGGAGCTGGATCAGATGCCACAGCCACgggcgaggaggaggacaaCAAGCAACAGATCCAGCAGCAActccaacagcagcaacagcagcagcagcgccacAAGCTCTGGAACTTTGTGGATCCCATGCAGAAGGCGCCCTGTACATGCACCAA ACATCTGGGAAATACACCTCACGGAACGCCACATGGTGGAGCTTCGACGTATTCTCGGAATTCCCTGGGCGGTGACTCCTCGATGCCAGTGGCCTCCGTGGAGTCGCCGGCCACACCGGCACCCTCGCCGCATCCGAACTCGGCGCACTCGCAACCGACCTCGGTGCCACCTCCGGAGCAA ATGCTCAACATGAGTCCAAATGCACCCACTTCTGTTTCGAATCTGCAGCAGCCACCGACGCCCATCGACCACCTGCTGGACAAGAACACCCCGGCGCCCACGCCCACGGACCAGCACGACAGCAAGAGCATCACCGCCTCGCCCTACGTGCACCAGACGCCCAGCGTGGAGCCGCCCTCCTACACGGACCACGCGTCAGGTGGCGGAACCGCAGGAAGTGGGTCAGGCGGAGGGGCAGCTGGTACAGGACCCGGCAGTGTGCCTGCCCAGCAGCCGGCTACACCGACAGTAGGGGGCGGAGCAGCTGCAGTTCCATCGGCGGGTGCTGGATCAGCGTCCGGTGGGGCAGGAGGTGTGGGCACCATCAGCGTGAAGAAGCTGGAGatgcagcagaagcagcaacagccgcCTCTGTCGGCGGCGATGGCCATCAAACAGGAGCCGGGATTGGCGGCGGAGCGAGGCGTCGGAGGGGCTAGTGGAGGCGGTACCAGCTCCACCGCGGAAGCCATCCAGAACTTGCTGAGCCTGTACAAGCCGCCGCAGCTGACGCTCAAGGACGAGGACAGCTACTACGACGAGGACTGGCTGAAGGAGCTCTACAACTTTCAGGTCCAGGAGAACTG GGACTACCTGCCCGTGAAGCGTCCAAAGCTGGAGGATTCCAACAAGCAGCGCCGGCCGCGGTATGCCAAGGACCTGTACGAGGGGCATACCCACGTGAAGCCGCTGATGCCTTCGCCCGGATCCGTGTATGGCTCCCAGTTGCTCTCCCTGGAAGTCCAATCCAATTCGGCGGGAGGAGGAGCAGGCAGTGGGACCGGTGGTTCCAGTGGCGGGTTGGTGGGAATCGCCAACAGCAATGCCAACGGAAGTGATGCCGAAAACGAGAGCGGGAACAGCTTTTTTCAAGGGCTGGACATCAAGACGGAGCCAGGACTCCATTCGCCCACGAAAACGTCCAGCGGCGGAGGAGGCGGCAGTGGCGGCGGTGGGAGTGGCGGCAACTTGTTCACGGCCGAGGGCCTGAACCCGTCGCTGAACGACCTGGAGCAGCTGTTCGAGACGAGTTCGAACGACGAGTGCAGCAGCGTCCAGATCCATACGCCGCCGGACTCCAACAATCCCTCCAACGGGGGCTGCAGCACGGTCACGAATACGATCGATGAACTGAAGCGGAGCACGGCGATCTCGACGAACGCCCTGGTGGCAGCGGCGGCTGCGGCCGCGGCGGGCAACATCCAGGCGGAGGACCTCACCAAGATGTTTCCGACGCCGCCGTCCCACGAGCAACAGCACCCCAACTCCAGTCCCTGCCAAACGGATGTGGTGATGACGGATCTCAGCGTGGACACGAGCACCAGCTGCATCAGCAGCAGTGCCTGCATAACCAGTAGCAACACCACCATTGTCAGCAACAGCAATGTCACCATCaactccaccaccaccaccagcagtaTTATCCTGGCGGCCATCCAAGCGCCCGTCGCGGTGGTGAACGTCAATGTCACCAAGCTGGTGAAGCAAGAGTACAACCTGGAGCTGGGCAGTCCCGTGGAAGAGGCTATCGATAACTGGAACTACGTCTACCGGCCGCCCCAGCAGGAGAAGTTCGTTGGCGCCTCCAAGTATGCTCCTTTAACGAACCTGCCCAGCCAAGCCCTTCCGCCTCTGAACATACCAGCGGGATGCTTCTACCAGCCCACCTGGAGCAGTCACAAGTCCAGGGCAGCGACCTTGGCCAAGGCGGCGGCGgcgcagaagcagcagcaccagAAACATCAGGCCCTCCAGCAACGCATCCAGCTGCATCAGCAGAAGctccagcagcaccagcaccagaaccaccaacagcagcagcaacagcagcagaagcaccagcaccagcagctgCACGAACTACTGTCGGCGGCTCCGAGGACTCCGATGACGCCCACGGTGCCCCAGCCCCTGAGCAGCGGTGGCAGCCAGCTGCTGCTCAACCAGCTGAACTGCCCGCAGGCGCCGCCCGGCAGCTCCATGCAGCAGATGATGCGGGCGGGCATGTCGCCAATTTCCCCGGGACCCGGCGTGGTGCCCTTCCCCCGCAGCAGTCCGATGATGCGACAGACGCCCACACACCCGCCGCCTCCATATCCCTACGAACTGGCGGTGGCCAGTCCCGCCACCTCCACGTCCTCGTACTTGAATCGTCCCCTCCACTCCCATGAGCACCAGGGCATGGGCGGTGGCGGAATGGGAGCCGCCGGAATGGGCGCCCCAGGTGGTGGCATGAGCATGATGCCTTATACTGGCGATGCTGGCATTTCCAGTGGCAACTCAGCCGCGGCCGTGGCCTCCAGCCTGCTCCAGGAGCTGCCCGAGGTGAACTCCGTGCTGGTGAACATCCTGCTCTACGACACCGCGTTGAACGTCTTCCGGGATCACAATTTCGACAGcagcagtgtgtgtgtgtgcaatgCGGATACGCAGAAGATTGGCAACATCCGGGGCGCAGATTCGGGTGTCTATGTTCCCCTGCCCGGCGCCAGCTTTAATCCGTTTCCGGCGGGCGGAGGACAGCGCCTCCTCAATGGTCCGGCTGCCTCGTTTGGCGGCCTGCGGATGATCAGTGCCTTTGGAGGCTCACCCGCCTCCGCTTCGATGCCCGGAGCTGGCTCCGGACACGGTCACGGGCCGAACGGTGGCTCGAATTCGTCCTCCTGCACGCCGCCCAGCAGCAATCCCCACATCACCGGCTACGTGGACGACGATCCCGTCGACTGCACCTGTGGCTTCAGTGCGGTGGTCAACCGGAGGCTCTCGCACCGAGCCGGCTTGTTCTACGAGGATGAGGTGGAGATCACGGGCATAGCCGATGACCCGGGACGGAACAAGCAGCCCACCCTGCTCAGTATCATCCAAAGCCTGTGCCGGAAGAATCAAATCAAACAGGCGCCGGGAGAAACGAGCTCTGCCCTGGACAAGGCAGGATCGGGCGGAGGAGCTGGGGCCACGGCCGGACAACTGGAGCACCTGGCCCACGCCATCTTCGACCTGCTGCTGGACCAGTGCTCGATTATCCAGACGTCGAGCAGCTCGGTGCACCGTGCCCTGCAGTCCCATCGCCGACGGATGTCCCGGCACAGGAGGATCTTCGGCACGAATGGAGCACCCACCGCCTCGAGGGCGTCGATAGCCAACGTCCTGGAGTTCATAGACGCCCATGACGTGGTTAGCCTGGCGCTAGAGCAGGCACGACTGGCGTTCGAGAACAACATGAACAACATGGACTTCCACGGCAACGGGAGCAGCACATTCCAGGCATTCCACGCCCCACCGCCCGCCCTACGCCACAAGCTGGCGGGGATTGGCGGCGGCCGGCTGACGGTGCACAAGTGGCCTTACCTGCCAGTCGGCTTCACGAGGAGCAACAAGGAGATTGTGCGAACCATGAACGCGATCCAGCCGATGCTGCAGAGTGCCTTCCACTGCAAGTCGCGGGGTGGAGCCGCCGGCTCGAAGGACGCCAGCTCCTACAACACGGTCAGTGGTCCGCTGACGTGGCGGCAGTTCCACCGGCTGGCGGGTCGCGCCTCCGGGCAGTGTGAACCGCAGCCGATTCCCTCGGTGATCGTCGGCTACGAAAAGGATTGGATTTCCGTGGCGCCCCACTCCATTCACTACTGGGACAAGTTCCTCCTGGAGCCCTACTCCTACGCCCGGGACGTGGTCTACGTGGTGGTGTGTCCGGACAACGATCATGTGGCCAACTCCACGCGGACCTACTTCCGTGAGCTGAGCAGCACCTACGAGATGTGCAAGCTGGGCCGGCACACGCCGATCCGGGGCTGGGACGGAATCCTCCAGGTGGGCGCTGCTAGAAACGCCGCCGCCGCAGACCGGGAAACGACTCCCTTGGACGAGTGGCTGCGGACTCTGGAGCACGCCGCCCTGGCCGAGCAGATCCGCCGATACGCGGTGGCCTTCATCCACCAGTTGGCTCCCTATCTGAGTCGAGTGCCCAACGACAAGACGCTCCTCAATCCCCCGGATGGTACTGGCAACTCTGGCAACACCAAGGGTGGCAGCTCCTCCACGCCCAACTTGTCTACGGCGACGGGCTTGCCTGGCGGAGATTTGTCCACCGACAACATCAAGCTGGAACCGGGAACCGAGCCCGCGCCAGTGGAAGCCAACGTGGAGGTGAAACAGGAGCCGGGAACGGGAAAACCGGGAGCGGCAGGAGCCGACACGAAACCGGCTCTGATCCTGGGCGATCCTCTGGGCGTGGGCGAGACCCTGGAGGACATCAACCCGCCAGCCATCGTCCTCTATGTGGTGAACCCCTTCACCTTTGGCTCCGACAGCTGCGAACTGGAGCGTCTGGCTCTGATCGCCCTGCTGCGGTGCTACGCGGAGCTGCTGAAGGCCGTGCCCGACTCCGTGCGCTCCCAGATGAACATCCAGATCATATCGCTGGAGTCCGTGATGGAGCTGGGACCGTGTGGCAACCGCAAACGCTTCTCGGACGAGATCAAGTGCCTGGCCCTGAATATATTCTCGCAGTGCCGACGCCACCTGGTTCACGCGCAGTCGGTGAAGAGTCTGACGGGCTTTGGCACGGCCGCCAACATGGAGGCATTCCTGAAGACCAAGGACGAACCGAATCGCAGGGCCTACAAGATGTACACCGCTCCGTTCGTTCTGGCGCCGATGCACGAGCGGAACGACAAGACGGACTTCTCCCGATCGGCGGGCAGCATGCACGGCCAGAACGAGCATCGCTACTCGGTGATGTACTGCAACTACTGCCTCAGCGAGGATCAGGCCTGGCTCCTGGCCACGGCCACCGACGAGCGGGGCGAGCTCCTGGAGAAGATCTGCATCAACATCGATGTGCCGAACAGGGCGAGGAGGCGAAAGGCACCGGCACGCTATGTGGCGTTGAAGAAACTGATGGACTTCATCATGGGCCTCATTTCGCAGACGTCCCAGATGTGGCGATTGGTGATCGGACGCATTGGGAGGATCGGGCACAGTGAGCTGAAGTCCTGGAGCTATTTGCTGAGCAAACAGCAGCTGCAGAAGGCCTCCAAGCAGTTCAAGGACATGTGCAAGCAGTGCACCCTCATGTATCCACCGACGATCCTGAGTGCCTGCCTGGTGACCCTCGAGCCGGATGCCAAGCTGCGCGTAATGCCCGACCAGTTTACGCCGGACGAGCGCTTCTCCCAGATCTCCATGCAGAATCCGCTCTCAACGCCGCAGGATGTAACCTGCACCCACATCCTGGTGTTTCCCACAAGCGCCGTATGTGCG CCCTTTACGAGGCAGTTCCAGAACGAACCGCCGGTGGAGGACGACTTCCCCAACTTCGAAGAGGACGACAACGAGGACTTCTGCGAAGCGGACATGAACGATCTCTTCTGGGACA GTCACTTGGACAAAACCTCGAATCACGGCAGTCCCGGACGCATGGATGACAATCGCAGCTGGCAGAGCGCCGGCGGCAACAACTTCAAGTGCACGCCGCCCCAGGAAGTGGAGGAG GTTGGATCACTTAACCAGCAACCGATATCCGTCGGATATATGGTATCGACGGCGCCTACGGGCCGGATGCCCGCCTGGTTTTGGTCAGCCTGTCCGCATCTGGAGGACGTGTGCCCAGTGTTCCTGAAGACCGCTCTCCACCTGCATGTGCCCAGCATTCAGACCACCGACGACATCCTTAACTCGACCAACGCCCATCAGTCGGCCAACGACCATCCGCTGGACTCGATCTTGACGGCGGATGTGCTACGTTTCGTCCTCGAGGGATATAATGCCCTATCGTGGCTGGCCCTCGACTCCAATACTCACGATCGCCTCTCGTGCCTGCCGATCAACGTCCAGACACTGATGGATCTGTACTATCTGACGGCTGCCATAGCCTAA